TCTTGCATCTCCAAGATATGGATCTGCAACAACCACGGGTTTGTGTGTAAAAAGTTTAATACCCAATGCATGGAAATTTCCACTTCCAACGTAAAGAAATGCATCGGCATCAATATCCTTTATGGCTGAAAAGTTGCAACCCAACACTTGCCCTCTAGTTGTGCCTGCACCTTCATTGATTAAAATCTTCTTTCCATTTTGTTCTAGAAAATCTGCAACTTCATCAAGCAGATGTAAATGTTGGGTTGTCGTGACAAGTCCTATTTTATTATAGCCCTCGAGAAAACCCATGGCACTTCCAATGCAACCAAGTAAATCTATATTAGAACGAGCATCAACAAAAATAACCGGTAAATCATAATCAATTGGGAGTGGTCTGTGTCCAAAATGGACAATTACATCAACTGAATCCCCCATATCCACGTCAGCTACATCACAAGCCCCATAACAGGGGTCTGCAGATATTATTACTGTTGCACCTGTTCCTAGTTCAATCTGCTTTGCTACTTTTATTGCATGAACTTTAAGGCCTTCTGGAAACTGTAAACCCACAATATCTGCCTTTAATTCATTTATTTTTTCTATAACTTCGGCTATATCAAGTTCGTGAATTGACATTTCTTCATCAGTCCTTTAATTGACATTTAATCTAAGAGTAGAATGAATACTCACAACAAATCATCCACACTTCCTTCTATTACAACCTTTCCTTCCACCACATTCACTTTTAAAAGGCTTTTAACATTGAATCCTGTTTCATTCTTGACAATATCGTTTCCATTGCCTTTTTCTATAACTGCTACAACATCCACAACCTTCACACCCATCCTTTCCAATGCTTTGAGAACTGCTATCATTGTTCCACCAGTACTCACAACATCGTCCACAAGAATTATCCTATCCCCTTTGTGCAAACCATTTATGTAAAGTTGCCCTTGGCTGTACCCGGTAGTTTGATGAACCAGAACTTCCCCTTCCAATCCGTAAACACGTTTTCTTATAACAACAAATGGTATTCCTGTTTTTATTGACAGTGCAGTAGCTATATGTATTCCCATTGCTTCCACACAAACTATTTTATCCACATCCATATTTCCAAATTTTGAAATAGCCTCTGCAGTTTCTTCAAGGATTGAAGGTTCTACCACTGGGATACCATCTGTAATGGGATGAACAAAATAATTATATTCCTTTTTTTTAATTACAGGTGCTTTAATTAAGCTGTTTTTAAGTTTTTCAAGCATTTTATCACCGGATCAAATCTTTAATTTGAATTAAATTCATTATCATCATTAAAATAATCCCACCATAAACCTTAATTAAATTTTTTTGAGGTTTAGATCATCCCCCAGGGATTTTTGGAATATTATTATAGATAAATATTTACAACTACTCTTTTTATATCTACATGAATTTATATTTAACAAGGAGAGTATATGTAAAATATCTATTTTTAGATTCTAAAATTTAAATCTTAAATAAAAATTATCTTAAAAAATATTGAAAATCAAAAAAATAAATTGATTATAATAAAGTACAATAACATGTAATAATAATCTTTTAATTTAAACATTTAATTGTAAATTTATAAGATTATCATAAAAACTGGTGAGAATATGTTGGGCAATCTAGGAAAAAATCTGACCAAAACAATGAAAAAACTGGCAGGAATGGCCATCATCGATGAAGAAGTTGTGAAAGAGGTCATAAAAGACATTCAAAGGGCCCTTATCCAATCAGATGTCAACATCAAATTAGTTTTAAAACTTTCTAAGACCATTGAAGATCGTTCTTTAAATGAAGAACCTCCAAAGGGCGTTACCCCTAAGGAACACGTTATAAAGATAGTTTACGAGGAACTGGTTAATCTTCTTGGTGCTACAGCCCAGGAAATTGAGATCCATAAAAAACCCTATAAATACCTTTTCATGGGTCTACAAGGAAGCGGTAAAACCACTACCATTGGTAAACTTACGCGTTACCTGCAGAAAAAAGGTTTTAATCCTGCAATTGTGAGTACCGATACTTGGAGACCTGCAGCGTACGAACAGCTACTACAGCTGACTGAAAGTATGAACGTGCCTGTTTATGGAGACCCCGAAAATACAGATGCATTAGACCTTGCAAAAAAAGGGTTAAAAGAAGCTAAAAAGAACGATGTCATAATAATTGATACTGCAGGACGTCACAAAGAAGAGAAAGATCTTTTAAATGAAATGGAAAGCATTTCTGAAGTAGTTAATCCAGATGAAGTTATAATGGTCATAGATGGGACCATAGGTCAGCAGGCGAGGGACCAAGCTCTGGCATTCAATAAAACAAGTAAAATTGGTTCAATAATTATAACTAAATTGGATGGTTCTGCCAAAGGTGGAGGAGCTCTTTCAGCTGTAGCTGAAATTGGGGCACCAATTAAGTTTATCGGAACTGGTGAACGCGTTGAAGACTTTGAAGCATTTGATCCCGATAGATTCATCTCAAGATTGCTTGGAATGGGAGACATAAGAACTCTACTTGAGCGTGCAGAAGAAATAGCTGAAACAGATGCTGACATGGGATCTGTAGATGCAATGCTCAGCGGTAAATTCACATTGAAAGACATGTATTCTCAATTCGAGATGATGAATAAAATGGGGCCAATGCAGCAAGTAATGAACATGATTCCTGGTGCTGGAGGTAAACTTCCTAAAAATGCTTCTCAGGTAACCGAAGAAAAACTTGCAAAATACAAGGTGCTAATGGACTCCATGACAGAACATGAACTCGAACACCCTGAGGTCATAAAACAATCAAGGGTAAAAAGAATAGCCAGAGGATCTGGTATGAGAAATGAAGATGTGAAAGAACTTCTAAAATATTATAACGTTACCAAAAAAGCAATGAAAGGATTTGGAAAAAGAAAAATGGGCGGTCCACTTGGGCAGATGATGAAACAGATGATGAGATAATAGTTACACAAACTTCCCCTTTTAAAAAATAAACGTTATTATGACTATATTAATTCTCATTTTATTTTATATTGAAGAATTATAATTTAATATAATTCATGACCATTCAATAGTTTATATCAAATTTAAGGATTCAGTTTAGGAAATGGTAAAAATGGAACTTCAAATAGAAGACAAATTAATCAAAGTTATTAAATTCACCGAAGGAAACATATGCGACAGGTGTCTTGGTCGAAACTTCTCCAAAAGCGTTGCAGGTTCTGGAAATCTGGAACGCGGAGAATATCTAAGAAATAAATTGGAAGCCTCTAATCAAAATATCCAAAAGACAGGTTCATGTTACATTTGCAACGATCTTTTTGAAACTTTGGATAAAATGACCAATAATGTAGTTGAAGTTCTTAAGGACGAACAAATTCATTTTTCCAATTTCTTGGTAGGTAGTCGTGTTGATTCTGAAATACTTAGGAGAGAAGACCAGATACACAAAACATTTGATATTGATGTAGAAAATATAAAAAAAGAAATAAACAGGGAAATAGGTAAAGAACTTTCATTAAGGCTTTCCAAAGAGGTTGAATTTGACAATCCCAATGTGGTTTTGATGGTAGATTTCAAAACAGGCAAAGTAGATATCCAAATAAATCCAATTTTCATAGAAAGCCGTTACCGAAAGCTTATAAGAGGAATTCCCCAAACAAAATGGCCATGCAATAAATGTAAGGGGAAAGGTTGTGAAAAATGCAATTACACCGGTAAAATGTATGCTGAAACAGTTGAAGAACTGATTTCAGAAGATGCAATCAAAGCAGCAAAGGGAGTAGGCGCTAAATTTCATGGGGCCGGTCGTGAAGACATCGACGTTAAAATGTTAGGTAAGGGAAGGACTTTTGTCCTTGAAATCAAAGAACCCAAAATCCGCGATATAGATCTAAAAAAACTCGTGGAAACAGTTAATAAACATGCAATGGGCAAAGTAGAAATTTCAGAAATGAAGTTTGTTGCCAAAAACAGGCGGGCAGTTATAAAAGAATCCTCAAGAGATACTTATAAAATCTACAAGGCAACAGTAGCGCTTGAAAATGAAGTTGATAACTCGCTTTTAGATTCACTGAAATCAATGAAAATAATAAACCAACGTACACCAATAAGAGTATCACATAGACGTGCAGATAAAATACGAACCCGTGAGATTAGGCAATTGGAATATATAAAGGTCGATTCAAAATTATTAGAGCTTGTAATAGAATGTGAAGGTGGCCTTTACATCAAAGAACTCATATCCAGTGATGAAAACAGGAGCCAGCCCAGTGTAGCAGGAATGCTTAAAACAGGTGCAAGATGCGTGCAACTGGATGTCCTTGATGTGAACATTTAAAGTAGTGGAATGGATAATATTATATAGTTAAAAAAAATCAAAATATATATCTATATCCCATTGCAAATTAAACATTCAGCATACAAAATTTGAGTAACTATCTGAATCTGTTTAATTTCAATTAGTCTTCAAACGAATTTTATCATCAAATAATAAAACAGTTTAACTTTTAGACTAGAATTGAGGATATTAAATTTATGATAGTGATAAAACCAATTATTGGTTTATATTATAAAGGTGATTAATTCATCTTACAGCAGGCCCTTAAGGGTTTTGGAGGTTTTAAATATGGTAAAGAGATCAAAAGGTTCAAGAAGTAAAACACGTTACAAACTTAGAAAGACTATAAGAGCAGGTAGAACAAACCCTATAACCAAAAAAATACAAACCTTCGATGAAAGTGATTTAGTTCACATAATAATCGATCCAAGTATTCACAAAGGTCAACCACATCCACGTTTCCATGGGAAAACTGGTAAAGTTGAAGATAAAAGGGGAAAAGCTTACATAGTAGAAATAAATGATGGTAATAAAGCTAAAAAATTAATAATCAGACCAGAACATCTTAAAATGCAAGAGTGATTTTAATGATTGGAAAAAAAGTCATTGAAACAGACCCCATCACAAATGCAGAAGCCAAAAAAATGCTTGAAGAAAGTTCTGAGTCCTATGAGCCAACTTATGAACAGAACCTTGCAATGGATCATGTTACTAAGTTTTCAAAACTAGATGTTGAATCTGCTCAAAAGCTCGTTAACGAGCTTGAAGAAATTATAAAGATAACACAGGCCATAAAAATTGCAGATGTCATGCCAGTGGATCTTGCAGATCTGAGACTGATGTTTGCAAAAGAAAGGGGTTCACACAAAAAAGAAGAATTTGAACAGATATTAGAGATAGTGAACAAGTACCGAAAATAATTAATTTCCAATCTTGGAATTTTTTGAGTACTAGTAAATTGGGACCCACGGGTCTTGAGATATATAATACCATCCGGGTGGTTTTGATGGAAGATCATGCAATTATCCTTGATTATCTTCCTTTAGGTTATGTTAAGGAAGGTGCACCTTCATTTAAAAGAAAACCCATAGCGCAGGCTGTAGGAACAGAAGAATTTACTCTCCTAGAACTCATTCCAAAGGAGAGGGTTCAGCTAGACATACATGAAAGAGTTTATATTGGTCCGGGTAAGAGAGATGAGATAGCTCGTGTAAACAGTAGGTTAAAGTATGATAAACTTACAGCAACTGCTAAAATAGAACTTGATTATGTTATAGAGGAAATCATAAAAGAAAAAGAGGAAAAATTTGTTGAATTTTTCAATGAAGCAGGCCCCATTTCAACTAGATTACACCAGCTAGAATTACTACCTGGAATCGGTAAAAAACATATGTGGGACATTATAAATGCCAGAAAACAAGCCAAATTCTCTAGCTTTGAGGATATAAAAAATCGTGTCACTATGCTTGCAGAACCTGTTAAACTCATTGCAAAACGTGTTCATCTCGAGCTGGAAGCAGGAGAAGACAGAAAGGGTAAGATGAAGTATATTCTCTTTACTAGACCCCCAAAACCAAAAAAACCAAAGTGAAATACCTTTTTTTTTATTTCTTTAAACTATGGACTTTTTTATTTGTATTTCAATATCAATTAGCTAAATATCATTGTTACATATTCAATCTCTTTTTAGGAGTTAACTGTTCTCATGTTGTCCGAAACCCTCAAAATATTAAATAAACAAGGTATAAAACTCGATAAAAGGAAGGGTCAGAACTATCTTATAGATAATAAGGTACTTTCACAAATTATCCAAAGTGCAGAACTCTCAATTAATGACTCAGTACTTGAAATTGGTGCAGGGATAGGTACTTTAACTATTCCTCTTGCAAAAAAAGCAGGAAAAGTTATTGCTATAGAACAAGACAAAAGAATAGCTGCAATTTTAATTAAAAGACTTGATAAACTTAACATTTCAAATGTTGATGTTATTGTGGGTGATGCAACCAAATTAAATTTTCCAAAGTTCAACAAAGTGGTATCAAACCTGCCATATAAAATCTCATCACCCATAACATTCAAGATCCTTGAAAACAAATTTGATTCGGCAATTCTCATGTACCAACTAGAATTCGCTGAGCGTATGATAGCAAAGTCAGGTGATTCAAATTATTCTAGACTATCTGTTATGATGCACTTCTATGCAGAAGTTGAAATGCTTTTTAATGTTTCAAAAGATGTATTTTTCCCAAAACCCAAGATATCATCAGCAGTGATCAAATTAACACCTAAGAATAAAGTGGAATTTAATGAATTATTTTTAAAGGTAACAAGAGCATTGTTTCAACACAAACGAAAAAAAGTTAGAAATGCTCTTATGGACTCTTTCCATGAAATTAATGATCTGGATAAGAATGAACGAAAAATTATAATATCAAAATTAGATCAAAACATTATGGATAAAAGAGTAATTATGATGGAACCCGACAGCATTCTAAAACTATCAAAAGATCTTGAAAAGTTATTAAAAGAATATTATAACTAAATTAACCCTGATTACATAATAAATTTCTATTAAATGATAAATTGATATGTTAGCTGAAATAATTCTTAATTGGTGATTAAATGAAAAAATCCCCATATGAAATTTTTCTAATGGAATGTCCAGAACTTGCAGCTAAATTCAATGAATTAGTACAGGTTCAACATTCAATTAAAGGTCTTGATCAAAAAACAAAACAGTTGATAAACATAGCTATCCAGACAGCTAACAAGAATCCCACAGGGGTTAAAATTCATGCAATGATGGCCAAAACAGAAGGTATAAAAAGAGAAGAAGTAATAAATGCTGTTACAATGAATCTTCATCTTTCGGGTCTTTCAAATGTCCTTGAATGTCTTCCATCAGCCATTGAAGGTTACGATGGCAAGTAGACCATCTTTTTTAAAATAGTTTCTAAATTGTTAAAGTTGGATTTACTATGATTAAATATCAAGGAATGGAATTTCAAACCAGTAATAATGTTTATGAGCCAGCAGAAGATACATTTCTGCTTGGTGATAATCTTATGGTCCGAAAATCTGACAGTGTTCTTGAAATTGGTACTGGAACTGGAATCATTGCAATACTAGCTTCTAAAAAAGCTCAAAGTGTAACTGCTATCGATATCAATAAGTATGCAGTTGAATGTGCCAGTAACAACGCTGAAAGCAATGCTGCTAATGTTGATATAAGATTAGGTGATCTTTTTGAACCAGTTATAGATGAGAAATTTGACCTGATATTATTCAATACACCTTACCTTCCTACAAGCGAAGAAGAATTTGTTGATGATGAACTTGAAGCTGCTTGGAATGGTGGGGAAGATGGTAGGTCCGTTATAAATCGTTTCATTAAAGATTTACCATTACATTTAAATCCATATGGGCGTGTTCAGCTAGTGCAATCTTCATTGTCTGATGTGGAGGAAACTGTTGCAATGTTGATGGATCTTGGTTTTGAAGTATCCATATCTGCAAGGGAAAGATTCTTCTTTGAAGAAATAGTTGTTTTAACTGGACAGCTCATCTAAAATAACTCAAAAATCTTTATTATTTTACAAAAGAAGATCAAATAAATAAAATTAATATTTTTTTAGGTTTATTTTCACAGCAACAAAGTAGCTATAAGACCAATACTCAGCACCATCACAATAACAACTGTTGCAATGGCGATGAAGTTGAATAGCTTTGAGTTTACATATTCTCCCATAACCCTCTTATCGTTGATAATAAGCAACATCAATATGAGTACAAATGGTAATAGCAAACCATTTGCAACTTGTGAGAGGAATAAGATTGTAAGAAGTGGTACACTAGGAATTAATATTATAATCACTGCAAGTATTATAAGTCCAAGATACAAACCATGAAAAACTGGAGCTTCTCTAAATCCCTTGGAAACTCCAGCTTCGAAGCCTAAACTTTCACATATATAATATGCTGTTGAGAGAGGTAAAATGCTTGCTGCAAAGAGTGAAGCGTTTAGAAACCCAAATGCAAATAATATACTGGCATATTGGCCAGCAAGGGGCACTAATGCATTTGAAACATCTGCTACATTATTGACTTGTATCCCATTTGTGTGGATTGTTGCTGCACATGCTAATACAATGAAAAATGCTACTATATTCACAACTATTGCACCAAAGATCGCGTCAACTTTCGAATACTTCAAATTTTTCAGACTGATTCCCTTTTCAACAACAGAAGATTGTATGTAGAACATCATCCATGGTGCTATTGTTGTTCCAACCATTCCGATTACCATAGTAATATAAGCTGTACTTAGGCTTATTTGAGGTACAATAACACTCTTTGCAGCAAGTCCCCAGTCAGGTTGTGCAAGAAATCCTGCAACAATATATGATAAGTAAAGAGAGGAAGCGAGTAAAAATACTTTTTCCACACTCTTGTAAGTTCCTTTAACTACCAACAACCAAACAAATAGTGCTGCAGCTGGTAAAGCAACGAGTCGTGGTACTCCAAATATTCCTGCACTAACTGCAATACCTGAGAACTCTGCTAGTACATTTCCAAAGTTGGCAAGTAAAAGTGCAATCATCATCAAAAAAGTAAATTTAATACCCACCTTCTCGCGTATAAGATCAGCAAGACCCTTTCCAGAAACTATGCCCATTCTAACACCCATTTCCTGTATAACAGCCAGAGCTATTATCATTGGAATGAACGTCCACAGAAGATTGTATCCAAATTGAGCACCTGCTAGGGAGTATGTAGTTATTCCACCGGCGTCGTTGTCAACATTTGCTGTGATTATTCCTGGACCCATTACAGAGAGGAATATTATAAAACTTAAAAAAGCAGGGTTTTTAAAAACCCTACGGAAGATTGTAAAATCCATTAAAAAACCTCATCTTCCAAACATTCTTGGAACTCTTTTCTTCCACGCAGTAGGTAAAACAATATCAATGGCATCATCTACAGTGATAATACCCCTCAATTTAGTTTCCTCCTCGACAACGGGTAAAGCAATCAAATTATATTTGGCAATTTTCTGAGCAACCTCATGCTGATCTTCCATTACATCAGCTTTTATTATGTGGGTATGCATGATCTCTGAAACATTTCGATTAGGTTCTGAAAGTAGAAGATCCCTAAGCGAGATTACACCCACAAGATCTCCTCTTTTCGATATAACATAAACATAGTATATAGTTTCAACATCTTCTGCCATATGCCTCAATGAATTTAAAACCGCCCTTACAGTTAAATCCTGATCAACATAGGCAAATTCTGTTGTCATGATTCCTCCTGCCGTGTTCTCGGGATACTTTAACAACTTCCTTAGATCATCAGATTCTTCTGGCTCCATTAAATCTAAGAGTTCTTCAGCTTTTTCTTCAGGCAAATCAGCTAAAACATCTGCTGCATCATCTGGAGACATTTCATCTAGAATTTCAGCCGCTCGTTGGCTATCCATGCCCTCTAAAAGTGAAACTTGTCTTTCTGGAGAAACTTCCTCAAGAGTGTCTGCAGCAGATTCATCGTCTAAAGATGTTAAAATATTCAAAGATTCATTTAATCCCAATTGATCTACAATTTCCGCCATATCTGCAGGGTGGAGCTTTTTTATTTTCTGTTTAGGCACCTTCAATTTGACATTGGAATAATCACTTTCCAATGGATCAATATCCTTCCATGAGATGAGATCCTCATTTGAAGTTATTCCAAGTGGTTTTATTATCCTATTAAGACTTAACCTTCTTAAAATACCATTAACACCAATATCAACACCAATAACATGAAAGTGACCATTAGTTGGAGATATTTTTATGTCGTTGACTCTTCTGATCTTTTTGCCTTCAATGTCAACCACTTGCCTGTCCATCACATCTTTTAAAAGGATGATATCATGTTTTTGAATTTTATAGGGCTTAATATCTTCTAATGAATATTTAAGTTTTATTTCTTTACCTAAACCTCCAATATATCTCCATGAAACATTTATTGTCTCTTTGCCGGTTGTACTAATTTTTAAAGCTTTAATAATTGGATATGAATGGTCCGATGATACTATAACATCCTTTAATTTTCCTATTCTTTCTCCTGTTGGAGATATCACTGGTTTTTTGATGAAATCACTTAGATACAAGTTCTCACCTCCTTAAATTTTGTGGATCTTAATTTTGATTATATTGGTGGAATTACTCCCTCTTTAACACGCTCCATAACGATCATTTCAGTCAGATCTTCAACACCATCAACAGACCTGACTTTACTGTTCATAATTTCATTGAGCTCTTCTATACTATGCGCCCATACCTTGATGAGTATATCATATTCACCTGATACACTGTACACTTCAGATACTTCTTCAAGCTTTGAAAGCTCATTTTTAACATTTTCATGTTTTTCCGACTCAGTCTGTATGATAATAATTGCAGTTACCTTCAAACCCATTTCATCAGGGTCAACTAAGAGAGTATACTGTTTGATCACACTTTTCTCCAACTTTTTAAGTCGGTTGGATATGGTTGCGTCCGGAACATTTATCTCTTTAGACATTTGGGAGAGAGTTATTCTAGAATTCCTGACCAAGGAACGAATTATTTCAGAGTCTATATCGTCCATTTCAAATTCACCACAAATTTATTTATGAATTTAGTATATTACTACTACACATATAAACGTTAGGGAAGATTACCAAAAATCTTTCAATATACTGGAAAATTACCCATATTTTGCTATATAACTGAGAATATAAAATTATAACCATTATGGAGTAAACAATGTTAACACTCCCCACTTGTTAAATCCCCTGAAATTTGATTATAAACTCTTAAAAAAAATATTATTAAATTCAAATTTTTGTATCTTATGAATATTTACATCCATATCTTCAAAACAAAAAATGCGGGCTGAGGTTTAAGATGGTTAATCTTAACATCCTCAGGAGGAGTGTCCTTAGTTACACCAACAACATAAGTATTAAAATATTTTTCCTTATCTCCATTTGTGAAAATATGCAGTACAAACGTTTCTTTACTTTTATTTTTTGAAAGATCTGAAATAATAGAATTTATATTTATAGGTTTTGAAGTAAATTTCTGGGCGTTCAGAATCTTATTATCTGGAGTATCAATTATCCATGTAGAATAGTCGGTATAATTTTCATTCATAACATTAGAATCTGTCAATAAATAAAAGTCTTTTGAATTAATATCTTCCATGTTAATGGTGAATGGTGCACATATCCATCCTGATTTGCTTTTATTGAAATCCGGCCTCCTATGATCGTGCCCCTCCATATTCATATGGGTACACACATACCCTGATTCACTATTCTCATTGTAAATATCTGGTTTTATACTTAGATAAACATCCATGAGTTCGTAATCATATAGAATAGTTCTATTAACAACTGTTATGTCCCCAATATTGTTAGGAGGAGTTTGATTTTGTACTACAAAGATTGGAATTGATGGATCAGTTGGATAGATCATCAAATTATAACTAGTTGATTCAGGCAGCATTCTGGTTAGCATTTCAGGTTCTTGTTTAAGACGGGATATCTTCCTCATACTTAAAGTATTTCTGACCACCCCTTTTCCAATTTCATATTTTGCTAATCCAGGAGTAATGCGTGTGACGTATTTGATTTCCTCCCAGTTTTCAGGAGAACCCGGTGTATTGATCAAAATATCGGCTGCATCATTTGCAATTCTATCAAGAGAAGTTTCAGTAGAATAATCATATATTTTGTTTCCTGCAATGTCCATTGCATCAGCTGATATTCCTATTATTACGGTTAGTAAGATCAATGCAAACATTGCATCTATTGTAAATGCTTGACCTCTTCGATCCAATTAAACATCCCCTTTAATGTTTGTTTCTTAATTTTCTTTATTTGAAATTTGATTCTCTGAAAATGTCTCGATATTTGATATTCCATATTTAGTTCTGTGTCCATTATCCAGAAATATTCTAAAATAAAGATTAAATGTAGAATAATATTCCACTGCTTCTCCATTATAGATTCCATTCATATCATCGTTAAATAATACATGATCTATAGAGCATGGAGCAGTTGAAACTCTTTTGTTAGTTCCTGCAGGTACTATGAACGTTTCTAATCCATAGTGGCTACATATAGCCTTTCCTTCCAATCTACATAAAAAACATGCCCCATCATTACTTTCATGATAGTAACCATTTTTCAATAATACAAATTTAAATAAAAAAAGTAAAAAGAGGTATTTTTATGCTCCTGTTTTGAATTTGAATGTGTAGGTTGCTAGTAGGTTATTTCCTGTCACCATCATTTAACTCATCCTTTTTGAAAATTTCGTAAAAACTCATTTTTTCTACCTCTTATCACTTCAAAGATTCAAATTTTCTGAAATTAGTTCTAATTCTATTTAATTTTACAAAATAGGGATATTTAGTTAAGTTTATCTTAAATTCTTAAATTTTTGTAGATATTATCCTATTTTATTATATTATGTCAAAGGGTTTATCATTTATGGTAAACATAATGTTATAAGGTGATACAAGATGGCAATGGAAGAAAATATGGATACTATGCATGAAGGAGATTTCGATAAAAAATGGATGGGACTCTGGGAAGAACATGTTGCCTGGACCAGACTAACTATCATAAGTTTAGTGGACATCAAAGATGCAACAGAGACTATTGCCACTGAAAATCGGTTATTAAGAAACACCAAAGACATGGCAGAAGTGTGTAGAATGTTTTATGGTGAACA
This sequence is a window from Methanobacterium sp. SMA-27. Protein-coding genes within it:
- a CDS encoding HemK2/MTQ2 family protein methyltransferase, producing the protein MIKYQGMEFQTSNNVYEPAEDTFLLGDNLMVRKSDSVLEIGTGTGIIAILASKKAQSVTAIDINKYAVECASNNAESNAANVDIRLGDLFEPVIDEKFDLILFNTPYLPTSEEEFVDDELEAAWNGGEDGRSVINRFIKDLPLHLNPYGRVQLVQSSLSDVEETVAMLMDLGFEVSISARERFFFEEIVVLTGQLI
- a CDS encoding Nramp family divalent metal transporter, with product MDFTIFRRVFKNPAFLSFIIFLSVMGPGIITANVDNDAGGITTYSLAGAQFGYNLLWTFIPMIIALAVIQEMGVRMGIVSGKGLADLIREKVGIKFTFLMMIALLLANFGNVLAEFSGIAVSAGIFGVPRLVALPAAALFVWLLVVKGTYKSVEKVFLLASSLYLSYIVAGFLAQPDWGLAAKSVIVPQISLSTAYITMVIGMVGTTIAPWMMFYIQSSVVEKGISLKNLKYSKVDAIFGAIVVNIVAFFIVLACAATIHTNGIQVNNVADVSNALVPLAGQYASILFAFGFLNASLFAASILPLSTAYYICESLGFEAGVSKGFREAPVFHGLYLGLIILAVIIILIPSVPLLTILFLSQVANGLLLPFVLILMLLIINDKRVMGEYVNSKLFNFIAIATVVIVMVLSIGLIATLLL
- a CDS encoding magnesium transporter MgtE N-terminal domain-containing protein, with the translated sequence MYLSDFIKKPVISPTGERIGKLKDVIVSSDHSYPIIKALKISTTGKETINVSWRYIGGLGKEIKLKYSLEDIKPYKIQKHDIILLKDVMDRQVVDIEGKKIRRVNDIKISPTNGHFHVIGVDIGVNGILRRLSLNRIIKPLGITSNEDLISWKDIDPLESDYSNVKLKVPKQKIKKLHPADMAEIVDQLGLNESLNILTSLDDESAADTLEEVSPERQVSLLEGMDSQRAAEILDEMSPDDAADVLADLPEEKAEELLDLMEPEESDDLRKLLKYPENTAGGIMTTEFAYVDQDLTVRAVLNSLRHMAEDVETIYYVYVISKRGDLVGVISLRDLLLSEPNRNVSEIMHTHIIKADVMEDQHEVAQKIAKYNLIALPVVEEETKLRGIITVDDAIDIVLPTAWKKRVPRMFGR
- a CDS encoding Lrp/AsnC family transcriptional regulator, translating into MDDIDSEIIRSLVRNSRITLSQMSKEINVPDATISNRLKKLEKSVIKQYTLLVDPDEMGLKVTAIIIIQTESEKHENVKNELSKLEEVSEVYSVSGEYDILIKVWAHSIEELNEIMNSKVRSVDGVEDLTEMIVMERVKEGVIPPI